The Sulfitobacter donghicola DSW-25 = KCTC 12864 = JCM 14565 genome has a segment encoding these proteins:
- a CDS encoding glycosyltransferase family 2 protein, translating to MRIYLHIGPEEVSAARIQSVLADKREQLSRRGVLFARSPGNKNHTRLFMATTDAGHVDPLRFNRGYITPQKQAVLRDAVINDLEREVGQHKPDTLILSCAQLGNALRTRSELARLHAMLSPLSEDIRVIAHVDLPTRMLARSYASQILEGRGISLDAELDLVGTDWWAEALKRTPQIDPAAGVFAETQAPNHWLDLPALVGFWEDVFGKGSVDLYSYDADEFASREVTETICKTFQIDGNIGKVEAIAMPPDVPEATLARGRQMNALILQVLASRQRILPRQLWRSFIQDIAVDGPPIDLASLHPITKHFAPALKTLLKEHKGLNADTFKAPRAKGSWSEADPMFGFRPSQYLLGFMWRIDKATREEQQKRAADLARLAGTVSSAAEAPALQEAAPRAEDDAPDGLTETARKIMPPLAVQNFEKLRSSSFAPHNKMGSVNEEELAAAYTPITPRVLPEGNSGNVIVGCMKNEAPYITEWVAYHRAMGVDNFLIYTNGCDDGTSEILDRLQEMGVLQHRNNDDWKGNSPQQYALNQSLKEPVIMNAEWIIHIDVDEFMNVRCGNGTVQDFLDAVPDATNIAMTWRLFGHNGVTKLNDELVIDQFDTCAPKFCPKPHTVWGFKTMFKNIGAYEKISCHRPNKLEEGFENKVKWVNGSGKDMTKEVATNGWRSSKKTIGYDLLQLNHYALRSAESFLIKRQRGRALHVDRSIGINYWIRMDWSDFRDITIKRNLPRLQAEYDRLMQDDILRGWHEKGLEWHRAKAEELHKNPEFADLYRDALEVKLTETERVAYSLALDMES from the coding sequence ATGCGCATCTATCTACATATCGGACCAGAAGAGGTCAGCGCCGCACGTATCCAATCCGTACTGGCCGACAAACGCGAACAGCTTAGCCGCAGAGGCGTATTATTCGCCCGCAGCCCTGGGAACAAAAACCACACCCGCCTGTTTATGGCGACAACCGATGCGGGCCACGTAGATCCGCTGCGGTTCAATCGCGGCTATATCACGCCCCAAAAACAGGCCGTTTTACGGGACGCCGTGATCAACGATCTTGAACGCGAAGTTGGCCAGCACAAGCCTGACACATTGATCCTGTCCTGCGCCCAACTCGGAAACGCCCTGCGCACGCGCTCCGAGCTCGCGCGCCTGCATGCGATGTTATCGCCGTTATCCGAAGACATCCGTGTCATCGCCCATGTAGACCTGCCGACACGGATGCTTGCCCGCAGCTATGCATCGCAAATCTTGGAAGGTCGCGGAATATCATTGGATGCCGAGCTTGATCTGGTTGGAACAGATTGGTGGGCCGAAGCACTCAAACGCACGCCGCAGATTGATCCGGCGGCTGGTGTCTTTGCCGAGACACAGGCCCCAAACCATTGGTTAGACCTACCCGCCCTAGTCGGGTTTTGGGAAGACGTGTTTGGCAAGGGTTCGGTTGACCTTTACAGTTACGATGCGGATGAATTTGCAAGCCGCGAAGTCACCGAAACCATCTGTAAAACATTCCAGATCGACGGGAATATCGGCAAGGTCGAAGCCATCGCCATGCCACCTGACGTGCCCGAGGCCACCTTGGCCCGTGGCAGACAGATGAACGCGCTGATCTTGCAAGTTCTGGCCAGCAGGCAACGGATTTTGCCCCGCCAGCTTTGGCGCAGCTTTATACAGGATATCGCCGTGGACGGGCCGCCGATTGATCTGGCTTCCCTTCACCCGATCACCAAACACTTTGCCCCCGCTTTGAAAACCCTACTGAAAGAGCACAAAGGCCTAAACGCCGATACCTTTAAAGCACCCCGCGCAAAAGGAAGCTGGAGCGAGGCAGATCCCATGTTCGGGTTCCGCCCTTCGCAGTATTTGCTGGGCTTTATGTGGCGGATCGACAAAGCCACGCGCGAAGAGCAACAAAAACGCGCCGCCGATCTGGCGCGGCTGGCAGGTACGGTCTCAAGCGCCGCTGAGGCTCCCGCCTTGCAAGAAGCAGCACCGCGCGCAGAAGATGACGCCCCCGATGGTCTCACCGAAACCGCACGCAAAATCATGCCCCCGCTCGCCGTGCAGAATTTTGAAAAACTGCGCAGCTCCTCCTTTGCCCCCCATAACAAAATGGGTTCGGTCAACGAAGAAGAGCTGGCCGCAGCCTATACCCCAATTACCCCTCGCGTTCTGCCCGAAGGGAATTCAGGCAATGTCATTGTGGGCTGCATGAAAAACGAAGCCCCCTATATCACGGAATGGGTCGCCTATCACCGTGCCATGGGGGTGGATAATTTCCTAATTTATACAAACGGTTGCGACGACGGCACTTCTGAAATTCTGGATCGCCTTCAGGAAATGGGCGTTTTGCAACACCGCAACAACGATGACTGGAAAGGCAATTCGCCCCAGCAATATGCGCTAAACCAATCGCTAAAAGAGCCGGTGATTATGAACGCCGAATGGATCATCCACATCGATGTGGATGAGTTCATGAACGTCCGCTGTGGAAACGGAACGGTTCAGGATTTCCTCGATGCGGTTCCAGACGCCACAAACATCGCCATGACATGGCGCCTATTCGGCCATAACGGCGTGACCAAATTGAACGATGAACTGGTCATTGATCAATTTGACACCTGCGCCCCCAAATTCTGCCCGAAACCACACACGGTTTGGGGGTTCAAAACGATGTTCAAAAACATCGGCGCCTATGAGAAAATTTCCTGCCACCGCCCTAACAAGCTAGAAGAAGGGTTTGAAAACAAAGTTAAATGGGTCAACGGATCAGGTAAGGACATGACCAAAGAGGTTGCCACAAACGGGTGGCGCTCCTCTAAAAAGACCATTGGCTATGATCTATTGCAGCTCAACCACTATGCGTTGCGATCCGCCGAAAGCTTTTTGATCAAACGCCAGCGCGGCCGCGCCTTGCACGTCGACCGCTCAATCGGGATCAACTATTGGATCCGCATGGATTGGTCCGATTTCCGCGACATTACCATCAAACGTAACCTTCCCCGCCTTCAGGCCGAATATGACCGCCTGATGCAAGACGATATTCTACGCGGCTGGCATGAGAAGGGTCTGGAATGGCACCGCGCCAAAGCCGAAGAGCTACATAAAAACCCCGAATTCGCAGACCTCTACCGCGATGCCCTAGAGGTCAAACTAACCGAGACCGAGCGCGTGGCCTATTCGCTTGCGCTGGATATGGAGAGTTAA
- a CDS encoding sulfotransferase, which yields MSTLKVVNLGLPKTGTTTLARALKIAGFKVADHRIRARQTETKSLKNAFVADLLYQGYFQSGDPAALFEDFTAVTELSCLRNGKSLWPQMDFAIIDAIRKHHPEVRFLASRRDSWDVSQSMLAWSDLGTDRLPASDIPGLPEGYGETSRERIQWIDGHYAHLQAIFAGDPAFMEYDVADANAHALVAKHVNAELPWWGQANANSQNKAS from the coding sequence ATGAGCACCCTCAAAGTCGTCAATCTGGGGCTGCCGAAAACAGGGACAACCACCCTAGCCCGCGCCCTGAAAATCGCAGGTTTCAAAGTGGCCGATCACCGTATCCGCGCCCGCCAAACCGAAACAAAATCCCTCAAAAACGCCTTTGTCGCGGATCTTCTCTATCAGGGTTACTTCCAAAGCGGTGATCCTGCCGCCCTTTTTGAGGATTTCACCGCCGTGACCGAGCTGAGCTGCTTGCGCAATGGGAAATCCCTCTGGCCGCAGATGGATTTTGCGATCATCGACGCCATACGCAAACACCACCCCGAGGTGCGTTTCCTCGCGTCGCGGCGCGATAGCTGGGATGTCTCGCAATCCATGCTGGCGTGGTCCGATCTGGGCACCGACCGCCTGCCTGCCTCTGACATTCCCGGTCTGCCCGAAGGCTACGGCGAAACCAGCCGTGAACGCATTCAATGGATCGATGGGCATTACGCCCACCTACAGGCGATCTTTGCTGGTGATCCAGCGTTTATGGAATATGACGTGGCGGATGCAAACGCCCATGCCCTAGTGGCAAAACACGTAAACGCCGAATTGCCATGGTGGGGCCAAGCCAACGCAAATTCGCAAAACAAGGCAAGCTGA
- a CDS encoding glycosyltransferase family 2 protein, whose amino-acid sequence MQRPEHEGAMADDLRITAVTCVKNEGPFLLEWIAFHQNIGVTDFLFYSNDCDDGTDTLLDALAEQGHVTHLPNPAEGRNYQMEALKDAKKQDIVLNADWVWIADVDEFPNIHVGDHSFGALIDACGDPQTISLNFQFFANNDIEGFEDRPVIEQFTHSHNPDLWCGEAAIEVKSLVRQDFPLQYFGAHRPFFRPKVKKNQRPSWTDGSGRAVQHRFLVAANPRRIRRFPAAGSRNFATLNHYALRSLDSYLVKNDRGDVNRENRAFDDTYWRERNDPAWEDTSISRYIPALKKQMDKLKSQGNIGALHDACVKAHIARRDALLEQQEYRDMQSQLRSASKLPPQEEAMLRDLGLLEEAL is encoded by the coding sequence ATGCAGCGCCCCGAACACGAGGGCGCCATGGCTGATGATCTAAGAATAACCGCTGTGACCTGCGTGAAAAACGAAGGTCCCTTTTTGCTGGAATGGATCGCCTTCCACCAGAATATTGGCGTGACCGACTTCCTATTTTACTCAAACGATTGCGACGATGGCACCGATACGCTGCTGGATGCGCTGGCCGAACAGGGGCACGTGACGCACCTGCCCAACCCCGCCGAGGGCCGCAATTACCAGATGGAAGCCCTGAAAGACGCCAAAAAGCAGGACATCGTGCTAAACGCCGATTGGGTCTGGATTGCCGATGTTGATGAATTCCCTAATATCCATGTGGGCGATCACAGCTTTGGCGCATTGATCGATGCCTGCGGTGATCCGCAAACGATTAGCCTGAACTTTCAGTTCTTTGCCAATAACGACATTGAGGGCTTTGAAGACCGCCCCGTGATTGAGCAATTCACCCACAGCCACAACCCCGACCTATGGTGCGGCGAAGCGGCGATTGAGGTGAAATCGCTGGTCCGTCAGGATTTCCCCCTGCAGTATTTTGGCGCGCATAGACCGTTCTTTCGACCCAAAGTGAAAAAGAACCAACGCCCCAGCTGGACGGATGGCTCTGGCCGTGCGGTACAGCATCGCTTTCTTGTGGCCGCAAACCCGCGCCGCATTCGCCGCTTTCCTGCGGCGGGATCCCGCAATTTCGCCACGCTGAACCACTATGCCTTGCGCAGCCTTGATAGCTATCTGGTGAAGAATGACCGTGGCGATGTGAACCGCGAAAACCGCGCGTTTGACGACACCTACTGGCGTGAACGCAATGATCCCGCGTGGGAAGATACCTCAATCAGCCGCTATATCCCTGCCCTGAAAAAGCAGATGGATAAATTGAAGAGCCAAGGCAACATCGGCGCCCTCCATGACGCCTGCGTCAAAGCCCATATCGCGCGGCGCGACGCCCTGCTAGAGCAGCAGGAATACCGCGACATGCAAAGCCAGCTGCGCTCGGCATCCAAACTGCCCCCGCAAGAAGAAGCCATGCTGCGTGACCTCGGCCTGTTGGAGGAGGCGCTATGA
- a CDS encoding AAA family ATPase, which translates to MLGDEGYVCSRALGTVVFLSLKLGRPLFLEGEAGVGKTEIAKALAAAMGRRLIRLQCYEGLDASSAVYEWNFPAQMVAIRTAEATGSTDRAALNGELFSDEFLIERPLLQALRPDENGAPILLIDELDRTDAPFEAFLLEALSDFQVTIPEMGTIKAPEPPIVILTSNRTREVHDALKRRCLYHWVDYPDFEREMEILQARAPEATEALSREVVAFVQRLRTEDLFKKPGVAETIDWAKCLLALDALTLSPEVIADTLGAVLKYQDDIAKLQGSEAKRLLDEARASLDA; encoded by the coding sequence ATGCTTGGCGATGAGGGCTATGTTTGTAGCCGCGCATTAGGGACCGTCGTGTTCCTGAGCCTGAAGCTAGGGCGGCCTTTGTTTTTGGAAGGTGAGGCAGGTGTTGGCAAAACCGAGATCGCCAAGGCGCTAGCTGCGGCGATGGGGCGGCGTTTGATCCGGTTGCAATGCTATGAGGGGTTGGATGCTTCCTCGGCGGTGTATGAATGGAATTTCCCAGCGCAAATGGTTGCAATTCGCACGGCAGAGGCCACAGGCAGCACGGATCGTGCAGCGTTGAACGGAGAGCTGTTTAGCGACGAGTTCCTGATCGAGCGCCCTCTGTTGCAAGCACTGCGGCCTGATGAAAACGGCGCGCCGATCCTGCTGATCGACGAATTGGACCGCACGGATGCGCCTTTTGAGGCCTTTTTGCTGGAAGCACTCAGCGATTTTCAGGTTACCATCCCTGAAATGGGCACGATAAAGGCCCCAGAGCCGCCCATCGTGATCCTGACCTCAAACCGCACCCGCGAAGTGCATGACGCGCTCAAGCGGCGCTGCCTGTATCACTGGGTGGATTACCCTGATTTCGAGCGTGAGATGGAGATTTTACAGGCGCGCGCCCCCGAGGCGACCGAGGCGCTGAGCCGAGAGGTGGTGGCCTTTGTGCAGCGTTTGCGTACCGAGGATTTGTTCAAGAAACCTGGTGTGGCTGAAACCATTGATTGGGCGAAATGCCTGCTGGCGCTGGATGCGCTGACCCTTAGCCCCGAAGTGATCGCCGACACGCTGGGCGCAGTGCTAAAGTATCAGGACGACATTGCCAAACTCCAAGGATCAGAGGCCAAGCGCCTGCTGGACGAAGCAAGAGCCAGCTTGGACGCATGA
- a CDS encoding vWA domain-containing protein — MVEYAPLELPDDPKLVGNITHFARALRRAGLPIGPGRVLDAIRAVEAVGFTHKRDFYWTLHACFVNRPEHTRIFAQLFRLYWRDPRYMEHMMAAMLPAVRGVQEERPAQAAEKRAAEALLDGAEAPEKDEDAPPKEEETVIEVDASLTMSKSERLKTLDFELMSLAEVAEAKRMLAKLSLPIRPLPSRRNAPSFGRGRIDAARSLRGAMRRGGEMDVLALKQPKPRWPNLVALCDISGSMSQYSRIILHFLHAVANERGAGWAQVHAFTFGTQLTNITRHLRTRDVDAALKAAGAQAQDWEGGTRIGQSIEAFNRDWSRRVLGQGAVVLLITDGLDRDDPDALARQMKRLHLSARRVIWLNPLLRWDGFAPKAAGIRAMLPHVDSFRAGHSIASLEALAAAISKPDDVGEKSRLMAMVGGA, encoded by the coding sequence ATGGTTGAATACGCGCCCCTAGAGCTGCCCGATGATCCCAAGCTGGTGGGAAATATCACCCATTTTGCACGGGCTTTGCGGCGGGCAGGTTTGCCCATCGGGCCGGGGCGGGTGCTGGATGCGATCCGCGCGGTTGAGGCGGTGGGTTTTACCCACAAGCGTGACTTTTACTGGACGTTGCATGCGTGTTTTGTAAACCGCCCCGAACATACCCGCATTTTCGCCCAGCTTTTCCGTCTTTATTGGCGCGACCCGCGGTATATGGAGCATATGATGGCGGCGATGCTGCCTGCTGTGCGCGGCGTTCAGGAAGAGCGGCCAGCACAAGCCGCAGAGAAACGTGCAGCCGAGGCGCTGCTAGATGGGGCCGAGGCGCCAGAGAAAGACGAAGACGCGCCGCCAAAGGAGGAAGAAACCGTGATCGAGGTTGATGCCTCGCTGACGATGTCAAAATCCGAACGGCTCAAGACGTTGGACTTTGAGTTGATGAGCTTGGCCGAAGTGGCCGAAGCCAAGCGGATGTTGGCCAAGCTGAGCCTGCCGATCAGGCCTCTGCCTTCGCGCCGAAATGCCCCCAGTTTTGGGCGAGGGCGCATTGATGCTGCGCGCAGTTTGCGCGGCGCGATGCGGCGGGGGGGCGAGATGGATGTGCTGGCGCTCAAACAGCCAAAGCCGCGCTGGCCAAATTTGGTGGCTCTTTGCGATATTTCGGGCTCGATGAGCCAATACAGCAGGATTATCCTGCATTTTTTACATGCTGTCGCGAACGAACGCGGCGCGGGCTGGGCGCAGGTGCATGCGTTTACCTTTGGCACCCAGCTGACCAACATCACCCGCCATTTGCGCACACGTGACGTGGATGCGGCGCTCAAGGCGGCGGGGGCGCAGGCGCAGGATTGGGAGGGTGGGACACGCATCGGGCAGAGTATAGAGGCCTTCAATCGCGACTGGTCGCGCCGCGTGTTGGGGCAGGGTGCCGTTGTCTTGTTAATTACAGATGGGTTGGATCGTGACGATCCAGACGCGCTGGCCCGTCAGATGAAACGTTTGCACCTGTCGGCGCGGCGTGTGATCTGGCTGAACCCGTTGTTGCGCTGGGATGGGTTTGCGCCAAAGGCGGCAGGCATCCGCGCCATGTTGCCCCATGTAGATAGCTTTCGCGCGGGCCATTCCATCGCCTCGCTAGAGGCGCTGGCGGCGGCGATTTCAAAGCCTGACGATGTTGGGGAAAAATCGCGCTTGATGGCGATGGTCGGGGGCGCCTAA